In Alkalihalobacterium alkalinitrilicum, a genomic segment contains:
- a CDS encoding AEC family transporter encodes MVIFFEVVLPVLLVFLIGFLVQKWRKIKIPAVSEVAIYIMTPCLVFRTFYTAELNLQYFYMVIFSIVLLFALIIINKIYSFIRQYPQSTEGGMILATAFMNTGNYGAPIILFAYGEAGFDYSVSFLVLQAIIMNFFGVYYAARGNAGIKIAMKAVFLMPATYAVIIALLAKGFNVAMPNNLMATVDIIAEATVPTVMIILGMQLALIELRNFEWGKIAYGTVVRLILSPIIAYGITVALPIDPLLTKVLIVSAAMPSAATIVMYAVQFDSEPKLVSSITLMTTLISIVTITLLLTLLQ; translated from the coding sequence TGTTTCTGAAGTGGCAATTTATATTATGACACCTTGTTTAGTTTTCAGAACGTTTTATACAGCAGAGTTAAATCTTCAGTATTTTTATATGGTTATTTTTTCGATTGTACTTCTTTTTGCTCTTATTATTATTAATAAAATCTATTCATTTATTAGGCAGTACCCTCAATCAACAGAAGGAGGAATGATTCTAGCTACTGCGTTTATGAACACTGGAAATTACGGCGCACCGATCATTTTATTTGCTTATGGTGAGGCAGGGTTTGATTATTCAGTATCTTTTCTCGTGTTACAGGCAATTATCATGAATTTCTTTGGTGTATATTATGCAGCAAGAGGGAATGCGGGGATAAAGATCGCAATGAAAGCGGTTTTTTTAATGCCTGCAACATATGCGGTCATAATTGCTCTACTGGCTAAGGGATTTAATGTAGCGATGCCTAATAATTTGATGGCAACAGTTGACATTATTGCAGAAGCAACGGTGCCGACAGTCATGATTATACTAGGAATGCAGTTGGCGTTAATTGAATTAAGAAACTTTGAATGGGGAAAAATAGCATATGGTACAGTTGTTCGTTTAATCCTCTCGCCAATTATTGCTTATGGAATTACAGTAGCTTTACCAATAGACCCCTTACTTACAAAAGTTCTCATCGTATCAGCAGCGATGCCATCAGCGGCAACGATCGTTATGTATGCCGTACAATTTGATTCTGAACCGAAACTTGTTTCGAGTATTACATTAATGACGACATTAATTAGTATAGTAACAATTACTTTATTATTAACATTACTGCAATGA